Genomic DNA from Methanosarcina sp. MTP4:
AAGATCGAATATTTCTTTGAAGAGACACAGCTAAGGGACGTCCTCTCTGATGCTTTCTTAAACAATATTTTCCTGATCGATGAAAAAGGCCTGGAGGTTGAAAAAGAAGTCCCTGCCAGTTTGCCTGAAATTAAAGGTGACAGGGAAAAATTGACAGTCCTTTTTACTGCTCTTGTCGACTATGCCATAAAATTCATTCCGCAGGGAGGAAAGCTGGCATTGGAAGTAAAAGAAGAGGCAGATAATGTCCACATAGTGATCGTGGACAGTGGAAAGGGCATAAGTAAAGAACTTATACCCTATCTCTTTGACCGGCTTTACCAGGTCAACGACTCCGTAAGTCGCAGGTACCAGGGGCTTGAATCGGGGCTCTATATCTGTAAAGACATTGTCGATGCCCATAAAGGAGAGATCTGGTTCGAAAGTGAGGACGTTTCGGGTACCCTTATGCATGTGAAACTCCCAAAGTGATAACTCTTTGAATGGTAATCCTTTAATGGTAAATCCCAGAATTTCAACGCCTTGAATTAAAAAATCCGGAATTAGAAGTGAGTAATTAGAAGTGAGTAATTAGAAGTGAGTAATTAGAAAGAAGGAGGAATTAAGGCAAACAGGATAGAAGCAGGATTAAAAATAGCTTATTTAGTTCTGGGAGGGGGGCTTTTTGTCAATATAAAAATTTCATGTACTGGATGCAGGATAACTCAGTGTAGAAAATTGCGAGTGAGTTGGAATGAAACTGGAATTGTTGGGAACTTTATTCCTATCTGATAAGAGAAAAGATCTTCTGCTACTGTTGATCGAAAGGCCCAGGGAAATCGAAGAGATCAAGAATACTCTTAATGGGAGCTCGAGTGCGATTATGACCCAGATCAAGATCCTGATAGGGCAGGGACTGATCGTTCATGAGGGGGACATGTACAAACTTTCAAGCATGGGGGAAGTGATCGTAAACAAGATGGAGCCCCTCCTGAACACCCTGAACGTATACGAAGAAAACAGGGATTACTGGCAAAACCATAACGTAAATTCCATCCCTTCCTCCCTCCTGAACCAGATCGAAGTTCTGGGGCACTGCGAACTTGTCGAGCCTGAACTGGACCGGATGTACGATCTCCCAAAGCGAATCGAAGCCGAACTCTTTAAATCAACGTACCTGATGGAAGTTTCCTCTTATTTCAGTCCTGCCCTTCCTTCCCTGTATCTCAAACTAATAAGAAAGGGGATCAACGTTTCCTTAATTATTACCGAGCCTGTCTTTGAAAGGTTCAGGAATGAATACGTTGAACTCCTGGAAGAGTACCTCAATAAGGAAAATGCGAATTTGTTCGTATGTGCTTGCAATATAGGGCTTGCCTCGAGCACTGTTACCGACCGCTTTCTTGCCCTTTCCTTTTTTTATAAAAACGGAATATACCACAATCATGCACTGATGAGCGTTGAAAAAGGCTCGATAAGCTGGGGGGAGAGCCTTTTTCTTCATTACAGAAAAAACTCACGGCAAATTACTAAATCGGAACTCTAAAATCCAATTAGAAACATAATTACAATTGAAAAATAATGCAATAAAAAATCCAATAAAATAATGCAATTTAAAAAAAATTCAATAAAAAATTATAGAGACACATGACTGATTACAATTTAAGAGATCGTTTCCTGAATGTGTTGAAGGGGAAAGCCGTGGATAGGGCGCCGGTACTTTCCGTTACCCAGACAGGAACTGTTTCTCTTATGGAAAAATGCGGGGCTTTCTGGCCTGAAGCCCACAGCAACCCTGAAAAAATGGCAGCTCTCTCTCTGGCTGCCCATGAAATTACGAGACTGGAGGCTGTAAGGTATCCTTACTGCGTAACAGTACTCTCAGAAGCGATGGGGTGTAAGGTTAGCAGGGGAACAAAGGAGACCCAGCCCTATGTAACATTTCCTCCCCTTGGAAACTCAGGGGAATTGCCGGAAATTCCGTATTCCTTGCTGGAAAAGGGCAGGATCCCTACGGTTCTGGAAGCAACTGCTCTCCTGAAGAATAAAACTGAAGGGACTCTTCCCCTGATCGTGGGAATAGAAAGTCCGGCTGCTCTTTGTTCCAGGCTTCTGGGGGCGGGCAACTACCTGAGACAGCTTCTTAAATCCCCTGACTATATCAGGGAATGCCTGGAAATCAATACTGATGCCTGCATTGAGTATGCAAATGCCCTTTTTGAGGAGGGGGTGGATGCAGTTTGTGTCCCGGACGGCATATCGGGCCCTGACCTTTTGAACCTGGAGATTTTCGACCTTTTAATAAAACCTGCTTACAGGCGTTTTTGTAAGAAGGTAAAAGGGCCCAAAATACTGCATATGTGTGGAGATGCTTCACCTTTTCTTGGGACCCTCTCTGAATGCGGTTTCGAGGGCATTAGTGTTGAAGAAAAGGTCCGGGACCTGAAAAGTGCAAAGAAAAATCTCGGAAATGGGATCTGCCTTATAGGAAACGTTTCCAGTTCTTCGACTCTCCTTTGCGGCAGCCGTGAAGATGTAAAAGAGGAAGCAAGAAAAGCCCTGGAAGGAGGGGTTGATATCCTTGCTCCGGGCTGTGGAATTGCGCCCATGACTCCTCTTGAAAATATGAAGGCACTGGTAGAAGCCAGAGATGAGTATTACGGTTCTGTTTTTTCCTGTTTTGAAGACTGCAAGTCCAAATGTTACGAATCTAAATCTTATGGGTCGGGATGTCATGAATCCAAATATCGTGAATCTGAATCTTATGAATCTAAATGTTACGAACCCGAATACTGATAACCGACTTAATTAACTTTAAATCCTCCTTTATCCCACATTTCTACCCCCTGCCAAGTGGGGAACATAATTCATGTATATTGGCCAATTACATAATATATTATCAATAAAGTAACACATTTGTACCATGCTTTTGTACAAAAATGTCATAATTAGAAATGTGGGTTTATGATTTGAATTTAATTTCTTAACCTGAATTTGAATTTCTCATTGATATAACCTCATCGATGTAATATCTTCTTAATCAGATATTTTCCCTTTTAAAAGGAGCTGAGGTTTTCCTGTATTTTTGAGACTTTTTTGATATTTTTGATATTTTTGAGGGGGGTTTGAGCCTTTTTTGAGATCTTTTTGAGAACATTATGTTCCGGAATATGGCATTGATATTATCAAAGTGTTTGATAATTTCCGGGATTCTTCCTATACTCGTGGTCCTGTCGGTGTCAGGGGTCAGGAGATATTCTGGCAGGCTGTCAATATCGAGACCCCCTTGAATCCTTGAAGTCCTGTCAACATCAAAAGCTTTGAAAATATCGGGAAATAGGTTTCTATCAAAAGGCCCGGAAAAATCAGATCTAGGGGAAAAACGCCATCGCTTATGCTATATATTAGCCATTATATATTAAAAATTGCAAGTGCGGTTTTACAGGATGTGTGTTACTGTTAACCGCGGTGTCTGATAGAATCTCAGACTTTGTTTGACGGGCGCAAACAGGTGGCTTTGAAGGGCATTTTTGCCTGAAGAACTATAAAAGCCCGTTTTTTCCTGAATATAGGAGGTTTAATATGGCAATCGGAAATGAGAATCAAGGAGCGGACGCTATCTCTGAAGAAGATATATTCCGGCAGATGGCTGAAGCAGTTGTTGATGGAGACGACGATATCATAGAAGAACTTGCAAACAAGGTACTTGAGCTTAACATTGACCCATATACCGCAATCGTTGAAGGGCTTACCAAAGGCATGTCCGTTGTAAGTGACATGTATGAGAACGGGGAAGCCTTCGTCCCGAACCTCATGGTTTCCGCAGGTGCGATGTACGAAGGGCTGGATATCCTCTCTCCCTACTTGAAGACTGATTCAACAAACAAGCCTTCGAAGATCATTATCGGGACAGTCGAAGGCGACGTGCACGACATCGGCAAGAACCTTGTCAAGACAATGATGACCGCAGCTGGTTTTGACATGGTCGACCTGGGTTCGGACGTGACCCTCAGCAGTTTTGTAAGCAGCGCAAGGGACCAACAAGCCGATGCTATTTCCATGAGCACACTCATGACAACAACCATGCCCGGCATGGAAAAGGTCATTGAACAGCTCAAGGAAGAAGGGTTAAGGGACTCTCTTCTGGTCATGGTTGGCGGTGCTCCCATCAATGCGGACTATGCGGAAAAAATAGGGGCTGACGCAACAAAAAATGACGCAAGTCAAGCTACCGAATGGTTAACAGGAGCTATTGCCGAACTTCCAGATGCTGATCTGAGATGGAGTGAGAAACAGATCAGCCTTAACAAAGTAAAGTACAAGGAAGAGCTTGCAAAGAAGGTCACGGTCGAAGCCGTGGATATAGGGCTCGAATCTGCAAAGGCTATCATCGAAGAGTTCGAGAGTGTGGGCGTAAAGACAAAGGAATCCATGACGCACACCGACAGGTCTCTCGCTGCCCTTGCTGATAAAAAGGTGGACCGTCTGCCTGTCTATCCTCTGGCATGCGGAGTCCTGAGGAAGTTTGCTCCCGTGACCTACAAGGAGTATGCCACAAACGAGGAGGCTTTCGTCCAGAGCGCTTACCTTGGATCAAAGTACCTGGACCTCGATATGTTTGTTGGGCTGGTCGACCTTTCCATCACCTCGGCGGACCTGGGATGCGGGATCAAGTTCCCTGAAGAAGATACTCCTTCCTCCGAGGGCCACCTTGAAGACTATGAAAAGATCGAGGTCCCCGAAGTCAAAGAAGGGACCCGGGCCTACGAACTGATTCAAGCAACAAAGCTTGGAAAAGCCAAACTGAACAGCGAATTGGAAACTCCGATGGTTGGCTTCCATGAAGGTCCCCTCCTTACCCTGACCCAGCTCATGGGCGCAAGCCGGGTGCTCGGCGATATCAACACCAACCCTGATGTTGTGCTCAAAGCCGTGGACAAATGTGCGGACTACGTAGCCGAAGTCTCCAGGGCTTTCTTTGAGGAAGATGCCTGTGACGCGCTCTGTATCGACAACCTCTGGTCCAACAACGTCATCATGGGACACGACGACTACTGGAAGTTCGACGGGCAGTTTGTGTACGACAAGCACGTCCCGGTCTTCAAGGAATACAACCAGCCTTATATCGTCCACAACTGTGCCGATGCTGTCCACTACGATCTTCAGATTTCTAAGTTCGGGACAGCCCTGTACAGCTATGCCTATTATCCCTCAGGGAAGGATAAGGGCTCCTACAGTTACGACGAACTCATCCCGAAGTACGGGGAAACCTGCTGCATGATGGGTGAAGTGGACCCGATCCAGTTCCTGGACAACTCTCCGGAAGGCATCCAGAAAATTAGAAACGACACGGAAAGCAACCTGAGAGGTGCTGTCCAGACCCTTAAAGAGAACGGTTTACAGTCCAAGTACGTGCTGTCTACTGGCTGTGAAATCCCGCCCGGAGCACCTCTTGACACCTCGAAAGCAATGGTCGATGTAGTCAAGGAACTCGGACCTGAACTCCAGAAGATGATGGGATAAACAAATCCCATCTTCTTTCCTTTTCCAATAAACGCTTCCTGAAAAAAATCCACAAAAAACGAGGTAGCCCTCCGGGGCTCCCTAACCTCCATAAAAGAATCTGCCACTTAGATAAAATCCGGTTTGTATTTCAGAAAAATCCAACTTATAAAAAATTCAATTTCAGAATAATCCAAGCTCTTCACTGGCCTGCAAGGGAACTTCCTTTCAGGAAAAATTTCCAGGATGTGCTGGCAACCCCTGCAAAACGACTCACAAAACGAACCTTCAAAACAAACCTTCAAAACGAACCTTCAAAACGATCACTTGGGTGCCATTGCCCTATACGTCAGCGGAGAGCCTTATCATAATATATTGGTGTTGAGAGGTAGAAATGAATGAAAACTTCAGGAAAGTCCGGAACCGGAATAAACAAGGTCTCGACAACGGTTTCGATGAACATTTTCGGGGTATATGACCACGGTTTCAACTGCTCTTCAAGTGTGGCTTCTTTCAGGTACTCGGTTCTTGAGTTTTGTCTACCGAGGTATGAAATCTGTGGAAGCCCTCTGAAAACGGTATGTTCCTCGATTACGGGAAGACCCGGATTCCTGCAAACGGACAGTTCGTCGAAAGCCGGGGAGCTGTCTTTCCCGGCGGGAATGACTTATTCCGCTCTCGCAGAAGTGTGTGAAAACGATACGGAAAAGAAAATCTCCTTGAAAAGGCTGGTTTCCGGGTTATTGCATCTGCAGACGCTGCTCAGGAAAATTATCAGTGAATTTTGATTCAGTTATCTGAGACTTCCCTGAGTCATCTGCCTGCCCAAACCGGAAACTCCCGCAGTCAAAACCGTCAGCAGCGATTTCAGATCGGTGCAGGCATACTGACAAATTTCCAATAAACTAAATAAAACTGATGACAGTACCTTTCTCCTCTCTCAGGGTACTGTTATCACATGTATCCCCCAAAGCAGACCTTCAATGCCCAATGCCTTTTCCCTGCACACTAACATTTGTTTTCCAGTGCATGGGGAAACATGGGATTTGTATTCCAGAAAGAAAATTCCCGGGCGGATACCTCCAGAAAGTCCGCATTTGCCATTTTAGCGGGTTTTTACGGCAGGGTTCGGGAAAAAGGGATCAGTAAGCAATGAATGAAATCCAGGAACGAAATAAAGGATTCGATGCCTCGCCCCAGTAACCTCCAATCCCTGGGGGGAAATCGGTCTCCTAAATCCGGGAGTGGTGCCTTTCAAACCCTTATTTGCCATTTTTACGGGTTTGAAAGCGGTCCCCCTCCATCTTCTGAATTTTTGCAGAGGTTTGCATTTCCACTCTATAGTATGTTGCTAGATATGCTGCTATAATATATACTGCATGTGGAGTCCTGATTATCAACATCAATTACTATTTTATGAATCTGTATTATGCGTATAACGAGGAAACGAGGAAAAGGGTTGTGAGGATATGAGATGTATAATACTGGGAGGCTTCCTTGGAAGCGGAAAAACCACAACTATCAGGAAACTTGTGGAGACTCTGGGAAGAACGGGTGAAAAAACGGCGGTAATCGTGAATGAAATCGGGGAAATCGGGATTGACGGGGATACGGTTTCTACCGGTGGGGTAGAGACCCGGGAAATTACCAGTGGATGCATTTGTTGCACTCTTAGGATCAGCTTGGAACAAACCCTGAGAGCCCTGATGCAAGACTACCACCCTGAAACAGTGATTGTCGAGCCCACGGGAATTGCTTTCCCTAAACAGATAAAAGACAACATTTCAGCCATGAATATCCCGGGGATTTCCATGGCTCCCATAGTGAACCTCCTTGATGCAAGCCGGTTTAAGCCTGAAGAAGGTCTCCAGAATTTCATTAAATATCAGATCGAGGACGCAGAAGTACTCTGCATCAACAAGGTCGACCTTATAGACCGGGTGCGCCTTCTGGAGATCTGTGTTTTCCTGCGTGAAATGAACCCGAAAGCCCGGATAATTCATTTTTCTGCCAGGGAAGGCGGGAAGCTCGAAGAGCTTATGGAAATACTGCTTGAAGGAAATATCAAAAGCATCAAAAATACCACAATCATCAAAAGTAACAAAAGCAGTAAAGTGGAAATCTCTACAGTAGAAAGAATGCCTGCATATGACAGGATTCCAGTAGCTGGCAGGGTCCCAGTAGCCAAAAAAATGCCCCTGGAAGGGAAAAACTCGGTTGAAATGTCCGGAGTCTCGGCGTATTCCTCGGAGTTTGAAGTTTTTTCCGACAGCATGACCCTCGATGATGCGGTACTCGTTTCCAGGCAGGTTTTGGAAAGTATAAGGGGCAGGGCCAGGGACCTGAATCCCGACTTCACGGGACACATAAAGCTTTCCTTCAGTCACCGGGGCACCCTTGTCCGGGGCAGTGTGACTTCTGCTGCCTCAAGCCCTGAAATCGAGATTTTCAAAAAGGGAAGTGATACAGGCTTGAAAATTAAGGTATTTTCCGCTGTTACGGATGTGTCCCAGAAAGCGCTGAGTGAAGTCATTAATGAAGCTGTAGCCGAACAGCTTGAAGAGGGGCAGATTGAAATCAAAAAGGTCTGGCAGGCAACTGCCAGTTCTCACGAACATTGAAAATGGTAACTTTTCATAATTGGGGCAACAGTCTTCCCCCTTCTTTCCCTCTCTTCATTCCGTCTCTTCTCTTTTCATTCCTTTTCTCCTCTTTTCTCCCCTCTTCATTCCTTATCTTCTCTTTTCACTCCTCCTATTTTCTTTTAACCCCTCATCTTCTCTTTTTATTCCTTTTTTCCTCTTTTCACTCCTTCTCTCTTCTTTTCATTCCGTTTTTCTTCTCTTTCCTGCTCTTTTCCTTTTTCTTTTCTTCTTTTTCTTTATCCTTGTGCTGTTACCCTGCCTCCAAAGCTTTCAAATGAACAAATTTTTATTTACGTTCAGATACTTCCTTCAATCAGAACTTCATTTTTATCATATAGGAGAAGAATTAACTCTATACAAACAAGGAGATAAAATAATGCGCAGGGACTACGTAGACCCGGGCTACAGCCCGAAAGACACAGATCTGATCTGTGAATTCCACATTGAACCGGCAGCAGGAGTAAGTTTTGAGGAAGCTTCCACCCATATGGCGGGGGAAAGTTCCATCGATTCCTGGACTGAAATTTCTACCCTGAGCCCCGAGCTTGCGGCAAAACTGAAACCCCATGTCTTTTATCTGGACGAGGGGACAAAATCGGTTCGAGTGGCTTATTCTGAAGAGCTCTTTGAACTCGGGTCCGTCCCCCAGGTTCTTAGTGCGGTGGCAGGCAACATTTTCAGCATGAAGATTGTGGATAACCTGCGCCTGCAGGATATCAGCTTCCCGAAATCCATGCTCCGGGAGTTCAAGGGGCCGAACTTCGGGCTTTCCGGGATCCGGGATATCGTAGGGATTAAAAATAGGCCCCTGATCGGGACAATCGTCAAGCCGAAAGTAGGCCTGACCTCGGAAATGCATGCGGAAGTGGCATACAATGCTTTTGCAGGGGGCTGTGACCTTGTAAAGGATGACGAGAACCTTACCGACCAGAAGTTCAATAGGTTTGAAAAGAGGGCCGAACTCACCCTGAAACTTGCGGAAAAGGCGGAAGTCGAGACCGGGGAACGGAAGATGTACCTGTGCAACATCACGGCTCCTACCTGTGAAGAAATGATCCGGCGCCTGCATGTGCTAAAAGACCTCGGAGCAAGTTACGCCATGATCGACATCGTGCCCACGGGCTGGACAGCCCTCCAGACTCTCCGGGAAGCAGCTGAAGACGAAGGCCTGGCGCTCCACGCCCACCGCTGCATGCACTCGGCATTCACAAGGAACCCCAGGCACGGGGTCAGCATGTTGCTAGTAGCTAAACTCTGTCGGCTGATCGGGCTTGACCAGCTCCATATAGGTACTGTCGTCGGGAAGATGCACGGGGATAAAGACGAAGTCCTTTCGATTAGGGACGAGTGTGTACTCGAGACCGTGCTCGCAGATCCCGGACAGAGTGTCCTTGCCCAGGACTGGGAAGGAATCAAACCTATGTTCCCGGTAGCCTCGGGAGGGCTTGCCCCAACCATGATCCCGGACCTCTACTCCATCTTCGGAAAAGACGTTATCATGCAGTTTGGCGGCGGAATCCATGCCCATCCTATGGGAACTGCACCTGGAGCAACTGCCTGCAGGCAGGCGCTTGAAGCCAGCATGGAAGGTTTCACCCTGGAAGAATATGCGAAGGACCGGAAAGAACTCGGGGCTGCCCTTGAAAAATGGGCCTGAAAATAAAAACGAGCATGAAATTCTCTGAAAAATATAAACAAAATACCTGAGCGGGGTTTTGCGTCTGTGCAGGCTGAAAACGGAAGTGGAATAAAGACCCGGGTTTTCCGGGTTTCGGACGAAAATTTTGATGCCGTGCTCGAAGAGGCGGCGGAGCTTATAAGGAAAGGCGGGACCGTAGCCTTTCCCACGGAAACCGTCTACGGGCTCGGAGCGGACGGGCTCCTCCCGGAAGCTGTCCGGAAGATTTTCGAGGCGAAACAGAGGCCTCCGGGAAACCCCCTTAGCCTGCTGATCCATTCCAGGGAAGACCTCCAACAAATTGTGAGGGACGTCCCGGAAAACGCTTTCAAGCTTATGGATGCCTTCTGGCCGGGCCCCCTCACTCTCGTGCTGGAAAAAAGTGATTCAGTTCCCGCAATTACCTCCGGGAACCTCCCGTCTGTCGGGGTCCGGATGCCTGACCACAGGATTCCCCTGGAACTTGTGAAAAGGGCCGGAAGACCCCTTGCAGCCCCCAGTGCCAACCTTTCGGGAAGGCCCAGCCCCAGTTCGGCGGCCCATGTGCTTGCCGACCTCGAGGGGAGGATCGATGCGGTGCTTGACGGGGGCGCTGTTACGATCGGGGTTGAGTCTACGGTTGTGGATCTGACTGCCGAACCTCCTGTTGTCCTTCGGCCCGGGGCAATCGGGCTCGAAGCCCTTGAAGAAATCATTGGAGAGGT
This window encodes:
- a CDS encoding winged helix-turn-helix domain-containing protein, which codes for MKLELLGTLFLSDKRKDLLLLLIERPREIEEIKNTLNGSSSAIMTQIKILIGQGLIVHEGDMYKLSSMGEVIVNKMEPLLNTLNVYEENRDYWQNHNVNSIPSSLLNQIEVLGHCELVEPELDRMYDLPKRIEAELFKSTYLMEVSSYFSPALPSLYLKLIRKGINVSLIITEPVFERFRNEYVELLEEYLNKENANLFVCACNIGLASSTVTDRFLALSFFYKNGIYHNHALMSVEKGSISWGESLFLHYRKNSRQITKSEL
- the mtaA gene encoding methylcobamide:CoM methyltransferase MtaA; translation: MTDYNLRDRFLNVLKGKAVDRAPVLSVTQTGTVSLMEKCGAFWPEAHSNPEKMAALSLAAHEITRLEAVRYPYCVTVLSEAMGCKVSRGTKETQPYVTFPPLGNSGELPEIPYSLLEKGRIPTVLEATALLKNKTEGTLPLIVGIESPAALCSRLLGAGNYLRQLLKSPDYIRECLEINTDACIEYANALFEEGVDAVCVPDGISGPDLLNLEIFDLLIKPAYRRFCKKVKGPKILHMCGDASPFLGTLSECGFEGISVEEKVRDLKSAKKNLGNGICLIGNVSSSSTLLCGSREDVKEEARKALEGGVDILAPGCGIAPMTPLENMKALVEARDEYYGSVFSCFEDCKSKCYESKSYGSGCHESKYRESESYESKCYEPEY
- a CDS encoding uroporphyrinogen decarboxylase family protein, with the protein product MAIGNENQGADAISEEDIFRQMAEAVVDGDDDIIEELANKVLELNIDPYTAIVEGLTKGMSVVSDMYENGEAFVPNLMVSAGAMYEGLDILSPYLKTDSTNKPSKIIIGTVEGDVHDIGKNLVKTMMTAAGFDMVDLGSDVTLSSFVSSARDQQADAISMSTLMTTTMPGMEKVIEQLKEEGLRDSLLVMVGGAPINADYAEKIGADATKNDASQATEWLTGAIAELPDADLRWSEKQISLNKVKYKEELAKKVTVEAVDIGLESAKAIIEEFESVGVKTKESMTHTDRSLAALADKKVDRLPVYPLACGVLRKFAPVTYKEYATNEEAFVQSAYLGSKYLDLDMFVGLVDLSITSADLGCGIKFPEEDTPSSEGHLEDYEKIEVPEVKEGTRAYELIQATKLGKAKLNSELETPMVGFHEGPLLTLTQLMGASRVLGDINTNPDVVLKAVDKCADYVAEVSRAFFEEDACDALCIDNLWSNNVIMGHDDYWKFDGQFVYDKHVPVFKEYNQPYIVHNCADAVHYDLQISKFGTALYSYAYYPSGKDKGSYSYDELIPKYGETCCMMGEVDPIQFLDNSPEGIQKIRNDTESNLRGAVQTLKENGLQSKYVLSTGCEIPPGAPLDTSKAMVDVVKELGPELQKMMG
- a CDS encoding GTP-binding protein; protein product: MRCIILGGFLGSGKTTTIRKLVETLGRTGEKTAVIVNEIGEIGIDGDTVSTGGVETREITSGCICCTLRISLEQTLRALMQDYHPETVIVEPTGIAFPKQIKDNISAMNIPGISMAPIVNLLDASRFKPEEGLQNFIKYQIEDAEVLCINKVDLIDRVRLLEICVFLREMNPKARIIHFSAREGGKLEELMEILLEGNIKSIKNTTIIKSNKSSKVEISTVERMPAYDRIPVAGRVPVAKKMPLEGKNSVEMSGVSAYSSEFEVFSDSMTLDDAVLVSRQVLESIRGRARDLNPDFTGHIKLSFSHRGTLVRGSVTSAASSPEIEIFKKGSDTGLKIKVFSAVTDVSQKALSEVINEAVAEQLEEGQIEIKKVWQATASSHEH
- the rbcL gene encoding type III ribulose-bisphosphate carboxylase, translated to MNKFLFTFRYFLQSELHFYHIGEELTLYKQGDKIMRRDYVDPGYSPKDTDLICEFHIEPAAGVSFEEASTHMAGESSIDSWTEISTLSPELAAKLKPHVFYLDEGTKSVRVAYSEELFELGSVPQVLSAVAGNIFSMKIVDNLRLQDISFPKSMLREFKGPNFGLSGIRDIVGIKNRPLIGTIVKPKVGLTSEMHAEVAYNAFAGGCDLVKDDENLTDQKFNRFEKRAELTLKLAEKAEVETGERKMYLCNITAPTCEEMIRRLHVLKDLGASYAMIDIVPTGWTALQTLREAAEDEGLALHAHRCMHSAFTRNPRHGVSMLLVAKLCRLIGLDQLHIGTVVGKMHGDKDEVLSIRDECVLETVLADPGQSVLAQDWEGIKPMFPVASGGLAPTMIPDLYSIFGKDVIMQFGGGIHAHPMGTAPGATACRQALEASMEGFTLEEYAKDRKELGAALEKWA
- a CDS encoding L-threonylcarbamoyladenylate synthase, which translates into the protein MQAENGSGIKTRVFRVSDENFDAVLEEAAELIRKGGTVAFPTETVYGLGADGLLPEAVRKIFEAKQRPPGNPLSLLIHSREDLQQIVRDVPENAFKLMDAFWPGPLTLVLEKSDSVPAITSGNLPSVGVRMPDHRIPLELVKRAGRPLAAPSANLSGRPSPSSAAHVLADLEGRIDAVLDGGAVTIGVESTVVDLTAEPPVVLRPGAIGLEALEEIIGEVRLGYENANEAAGEISSEKRAGQKYGHYTPDTAVVLVEGEGDQVSEKIGELAGIFQKDGLKVGFLLSEESASFLNSKGLRSEDSEEWFLLGGREEPDTVARRLFEGLRILDLKGFDVILADGSFSNTGLGLALLNRLKEAASTKFEV